The Daucus carota subsp. sativus chromosome 2, DH1 v3.0, whole genome shotgun sequence genome includes a window with the following:
- the LOC135150369 gene encoding uncharacterized protein LOC135150369 → MTKKKKVVENKINPTQSTALEDDLNMPLSSLKSQKIKKDKKVVVEDDEKGWDSEYDSDSYKIMGEESTDSSDGEQGNSVGTKKRVRKSKKKVHPSFNNRTPMKNIEFEPGLMFTDVKTLRNAVIDYSVEQKREIWFKKNDSQRLQAKCRENCPWYLFASKVDETGAFQVKTYVKDHNCILVHKHKLVRSDWLVRKVGNKVRANPKWRLREIQQHVYEVHGLVTSKNQCWLAKKKALSEIEGEIAKQYKRLYDYGAEVISSNPDSTVKIGVDRADDVSTFKRIYICFGALKIGFKQGCRKIIGLDGCFLKSFVKGEILAAVGRDGNNGMFPIAWAVVDVECTESWEWFIKLLRDDLELGSGAGYTLMTDQQKGLKNAIDNILPSAEHRCCARHICANWRKNHPGAALKNLFWMAAKSTTVEEFNMHMDEIKGISPLAHSDLLKTEPRYWSRAFFDTITKCDMVDNNLSECFNSWIVEARYKPILELLDDIRLQVMERLYKKRDWMSGVESTLCPRIVRKLNYSIEGTKFCKSTWAGGDECEVRDIEGGQWVVDMVQKTCSCRRWELSGIPCTHACQALQSMNVRPEDRVDIQYYKSLYIEAYSNLLRPMRGAIYWPKTGYPDIVPPKARRMPGRPKKHRRREQGEERGGSRLGKKGVMMHCSKCLKAGHNKSTCTATQEEVFEIQKAASEAKKAQSEAARAQSALNRSKKATSQKKKASNPDTQPTQGEPQPKRKRGRPPKAKNTQVLPPPPPIPPSGVGVYKCDTDGHVYFSSVGGSVTRVSDSQPPPTRPEKPKGRKSASQP, encoded by the exons atgactaaaaagaagaaagtggttgaaaacaaaataaaccCTACTCAAAGTACTGCTTTAGAAGATGATCTGAACATGCCTTTAAGTAGTTTGAAATCTCAAAAGATAAAAAAGGATAAGAAGGTTGTCGTCGAAGATGATGAAAAAGGATGGGATAGTGAGTACGACTCTGATTCTTACAAGATTATGGGGGAAGAAAGTACTGATTCTAGTGATGGGGAGCAGGGTAATTCAGTAGGAACAAAAAAGAGGGTGAGAAAGAGTAAAAAGAAGGTGCATCCATCTTTTAACAACAGAACTCCGATGAAAAACATTGAATTCGAACCTGGATTAATGTTCACAGATGTGAAGACTTTAAGAAATGCAGTAATAGATTATAGTGTTGAACAAAAGAGGGAGATATGGTTTAAAAAGAATGATTCACAGAGGTTACAAGCCAAATGCAGAGAAAACTGTCCATGGTATTTGTTTGCTAGCAAAGTGGATGAAACAGGTGCTTTTCAAGTGAAGACTTATGTCAAAGATCATAACTGCATACTTGTGCACAAGCACAAACTTGTGAGATCAGATTGGTTGGTAAGAAAAGTAGGTAATAAGGTGAGGGCCAATCCAAAATGGAGACTTAGGGAAATACAACAGCATGTGTATGAGGTGCATGGTCTGGTGACATCAAAGAACCAGTGCTGGTTAGCTAAGAAAAAGGCTCTTTCAGAGATAGAAGGTGAGATTGCTAAGCAGTACAAAAGGCTATATGACTATGGTGCTGAAGTTATTAGTTCAAATCCAGATAGCACAGTTAAAATTGGAGTAGACAGGGCTGATGATGTTTCTACATTCAAGAGAATATACATATGCTTTGGTGCTTTGAAGATTGGTTTTAAACAGGGCTGTAGGAAGATCATAGGCCTTGATGGctgttttttaaaaagttttgtcAAAGGAGAAATACTAGCAGCAGTTGGTAGGGATGGAAACAATGGGATGTTTCCAATTGCTTGGGCAGTTGTGGATGTTGAATGCACTGAATCATGGGAGTGGTTCATTAAACTGTTAAGGGATGATCTTGAGCTTGGCAGTGGTGCAGGGTACACCTTGATGACTGATCAACAAAAG GGTCTGAAGAATGCCATAGATAACATCCTACCTAGTGCTGAACATAGGTGCTGTGCAAGACACATTTGTGCAAATTGGAGGAAAAATCATCCAGGAGCAGCTCTAAAGAATCTTTTTTGGATGGCTGCCAAGTCAACAACTGTTGAAGAATTCAATATGCACATGGATGAAATTAAAGGTATTTCCCCACTTGCACACTCAGATTTGTTGAAGACTGAACCTAGGTATTGGAGTAGAGCATTTTTTGATACAATTACAAAATGTGATATGGTAGACAATAACTTATCAGAATGCTTTAATAGTTGGATTGTGGAGGCAAGATATAAGCCAATACTTGAGTTGTTGGATGATATTAGGTTACAAGTAATGGAGAGATTATATAAGAAAAGGGACTGGATGAGTGGAGTTGAAAGCACATTGTGTCCTAGAATAGTTAGAAAGTTGAATTATAGCATTGAGGGAACTAAATTTTGCAAATCAACATGGGCTGGTGGGGATGAGTGTGAGGTAAGGGATATAGAAGGTGGTCAGTGGGTGGTAGATATGGTTCAAAAGACATGCAGTTGTAGGAGGTGGGAACTATCTGGCATTCCTTGCACTCATGCATGCCAAGCACTGCAGAGCATGAATGTGAGGCCAGAGGACAGGGTTGATATTCAGTACTATAAAAGTCTTTACATTGAGGCTTATTCTAACCTCTTGAGACCTATGAGAGGTGCAATTTATTGGCCAAAAACAGGGTACCCTGACATAGTTCCTCCTAAGGCAAGAAGGATGCCTGGAAGGCCAAAGAAACATAGAAGGAGAGAACAAGGTGAGGAGAGGGGAGGCTCCAGACTGGGTAAAAAAGGGGTGATGATGCACTGTAGCAAATGCTTGAAAGCAGGTCATAACAAATCAACTTGCACTGCAACTCAGGAGGAGGTATTTGAAATACAAAAGGCTGCATCTGAAGCTAAAAAAGCTCAGAGTGAGGCAGCAAGAGCACAATCAGCCCTTAAT AGGAGTAAGAAGGCAACAAGTCAAAAAAAGAAGGCATCAAATCCAGATACACAGCCAACTCAAGGTGAACCACAGCCAAAAAGAAAGAGGGGAAGGCCTCCAAAAGCCAAAAATACACAAGTGTTGCCTCCACCACCTCCCATACCACCATCTGGAGTTGGTGTGTACAAGTGTGACACAGATGGACATGTGTATTTCTCATCTGTTGGAGGTTCAGTTACAAGAGTGTCAGATTCACAGCCACCACCTACAAGGCCAGAAAAACCAAAAGGGAGAAAGAGTGCAAGCCAGCCATAG
- the LOC135150368 gene encoding uncharacterized protein LOC135150368: MAYINAIGCSEGLSNSRPPLFDGTNFATWKTRFRIYARSQGVKVWMAIEDGTIIPTKIVDDTIIEKKVSEYTHEEEDRMNIAAKAEMVLTSALAEKEYKRVNNCKSAQEMWNKLVVTYEGTTDIKDSRMDTLIQEYENFKLQDGENIIDMETRFTRIIDELSQLGKNYTQNEKNRRVLKSLPPSWKVKVTTIKEMHNLNDYHIDNLFGNLRAYEEDNIPDVVVPKVEDKKKNMALKAILIDEDENDEELNEELQNLDESEIALLTRQLRRVLQSKAQRYGKGFLKSNNQQRVFNSNGRPNYSQNYSPNYKSNFPTNSGYNKGKTNQSPNGYNTNNYTPPKQKEQTPEETQEVCFECKQPGHYKRECPKLSKGRILVAENGWDLSEDEEPPETSEEVVNLCLMAIEDASTSTDPSTTNQEVSISSPTLVDIPLLKLSSLNLSKMEKDELIKVLVEMNTRYDYLDQLFLSTWSEKEKLEDLYQTQQKEFSRIKESNIKLEEEMVSLQDSFNLDNNKIKNEITKLEIENISLLLQSKEMEDEKLKLNENIGKLHVDLLNLKILNESMTQEKSTTSYQKDKLEKEFAHVLEVKEKEFK; this comes from the coding sequence atggcTTATATAAATGCTATcggttgtagtgaaggtctctcaaattctagacctcctctatttgatggcacaaactttgctacttggaaaacgagatttagaatatatgcaagatctcaaggagtcaaagtttggatggccatagaagatggtactATTATACCGACTAAAATAGTCGACGATACCAtcatcgaaaagaaagtaagtgaatacactcacgaagaagaagatagaatgaatattGCCGCaaaagcggaaatggttctcacaagtgcacttgcggaaaaagaatataaacgagtaaacaattgcaagtcggcacaagaaatgtggaacaaattaGTGGTAACCTATGAAGGTACTACCGAcataaaagattctcgaatggacacattgatccaagaatacgagaactttaaactccaagatggagaaaatatcatcgatatggaaacaagatttactcGAATAATCGATGAACTATctcaactcggaaagaactatacacaaaatgaaaagaatcgaagagttcttaaatctctacctccgagttggaaagtgAAAGTCACTACTATTAAAGAGATGCATAATCTCAATGACTATCACATTGATAACTTATTCGGAaaccttcgtgcttacgaaGAAGATAATATTCCGGATGTTGTCGTTCCCAAAGTGgaagacaagaagaaaaatatggcactAAAGGCTATATTAATCGAcgaagatgaaaatgatgaagaatTAAATGAAGAACTACAAAATCTCGATGAAAGCGAAATCGCTTTACTCACGagacaacttcgtcgtgtgcttcaaagcaaagcacaaaggtatggaaaaggcttcctaaaatcaaataatcaacaaagagttttcaactctaatggaaggcctaattactctcaaaattattcTCCAAACTACAAGAGTAATTTTCCTACCAACTCGGGCTataacaaaggcaaaaccaaTCAAAGCCCAAATGGTTATAATACCAATAATTACACTCCTccaaaacaaaaagaacaaaCTCCGGAGGAAACACAAGAAGTGTGTTTCGAGTGTAAACAACCGGGTCACTATAAACGAGAATGTCCTAAACTTTCTAAAGGAAGGATTCTCGTGGCCGAAAAcggttgggatttaagtgaagatgaggAACCTCCCGAaacaagtgaagaagtggttaaTCTATGTTTGATGGCAATTGAAGATGCTTCTACATCAACGGATCCTTCCACTACTAACCAAGAGGTAAGTATTTCTTCACCAACTTTAGTTGATATTCCTCTTCTTAAACTCTCTAgtttaaatttgtcaaaaatggAAAAGGATGAATTGATCAAGGTGCTAGTTGAAATGAATACTCGATATGATTATCTTgatcaattatttttatctacttGGTCCGAGAAAGAAAAACTTGAAGATCTATATCAAACTCAACAAAAAGAGTTTTCTCGGATAAAGGAATCAAACATtaaacttgaagaagaaatggtATCTCTTCAAGATTCCTTTAATCTTGATAACAACaagatcaagaatgaaattacaaagttggaaattgaaaatatttcctTGTTGTTGCAATCTAAAGAAATGGAAGATGAGAAgcttaaattaaatgaaaacattggaaagcttcatgttgatttactaaatcttaaaatattaaatgagtcAATGACTCAAGAAAAATCAACTACGAGTTATCAAAAAGATAAACTCGAAAAAGAATTTGCTCATGTCCTTGAAGTAAAAGAAAAAGAGTtcaaatag